A single window of Streptomyces sp. NBC_00464 DNA harbors:
- a CDS encoding GlcG/HbpS family heme-binding protein has protein sequence MKKISLRTRVLTGAVAAAALGAGTFGAMSANASTPAAAPATTVKADTANRNLQQSTHLTVDAASKAAQAALDAAEKENQRVAVSVVDRNGNTIVTLRGDGAGPQAYESAEKKAYTAVSWNAPTSELAKRLAQAPNLKDIPGTLFLAGGAPVQVKGAPVAGIGVAGAPSGDLDEKFAQAGVAALAK, from the coding sequence ATGAAGAAGATCTCGCTGCGCACCCGTGTCCTGACCGGTGCCGTCGCCGCCGCCGCTCTCGGGGCCGGCACCTTCGGCGCCATGTCCGCGAACGCCTCCACCCCGGCCGCCGCGCCCGCCACCACCGTCAAGGCCGACACCGCGAACCGGAACCTCCAGCAGTCCACGCACCTGACCGTGGACGCCGCGTCGAAGGCCGCGCAGGCCGCCCTCGACGCGGCCGAGAAGGAGAACCAGCGCGTCGCCGTCTCCGTCGTCGACCGCAACGGCAACACCATCGTGACCCTGCGCGGCGACGGTGCGGGCCCCCAGGCGTACGAGTCGGCCGAGAAGAAGGCGTACACCGCCGTGTCCTGGAACGCCCCCACCTCCGAGCTGGCCAAGCGCCTCGCCCAGGCCCCGAACCTGAAGGACATCCCTGGCACCCTGTTCCTCGCGGGCGGCGCCCCGGTACAGGTCAAGGGCGCTCCGGTGGCGGGTATCGGCGTGGCCGGCGCGCCCAGCGGCGACCTCGACGAGAAGTTCGCCCAGGCCGGCGTCGCCGCCCTCGCGAAGTAG
- a CDS encoding response regulator transcription factor, with protein sequence MTAAHPTVRILLCDDHAVVRAGLLALLGSEPDIEVVGEAGSGEEAVALAARLTPDVVLMDLQLGAGIDGVEATRRIVAGTDGAHVLVLTTYDTDADITRAIEAGATGYLLKAERPEELFTAIRSAAEGRTTLSPPVASRVMARMRTPQPTLTDRERDILGQLSQGLGNRDIARALFISEATVKTHLGRIYDKLGVDTRAGAVAVAKEQRLLP encoded by the coding sequence ATGACCGCCGCGCACCCGACCGTCCGCATCCTGCTCTGCGACGACCACGCGGTCGTACGCGCCGGACTCCTCGCCCTCCTCGGCAGCGAACCCGACATCGAGGTCGTCGGCGAGGCAGGCAGCGGCGAGGAAGCCGTCGCCCTCGCCGCCAGGCTCACCCCCGACGTCGTCCTGATGGACCTCCAGCTGGGCGCGGGCATCGACGGCGTGGAGGCGACCCGCCGCATCGTGGCCGGCACCGACGGCGCCCACGTCCTCGTCCTCACCACGTACGACACCGACGCCGACATCACCCGCGCCATCGAAGCGGGCGCCACCGGCTACCTGCTGAAGGCCGAACGCCCCGAGGAACTCTTCACCGCGATCCGCTCCGCCGCCGAGGGCCGCACCACCCTGTCCCCGCCCGTCGCCAGCCGCGTCATGGCCCGCATGCGCACCCCGCAGCCCACCCTCACCGACCGCGAACGCGACATCCTGGGCCAGCTCTCCCAGGGCCTGGGCAACCGCGACATCGCCCGCGCCCTGTTCATCAGCGAAGCCACCGTCAAGACCCACCTGGGCCGCATCTACGACAAACTCGGCGTCGACACCCGCGCCGGCGCGGTCGCCGTGGCCAAGGAACAGCGGCTGCTGCCCTGA
- a CDS encoding M1 family metallopeptidase codes for MLTLAVLASACSAGTGGVEGKPGASGLRDPYFPKLGNGGYDVTHYDLTLDVDPDGQTLRGTAEITARATQDLSSFNLDLAGLTVDSATVEGRPAAVNRAGNELTLRTDATVEDRLHKGETFRAVVHYSGSPQTITDADDSEEGWLPTDDGALALGEPTGSMAWFPGNHHPSDKASYDLTVTVPKGLTAVSNGVPAGPPTTKGDRTTYRWRTAEPMASYLATLAVGRFTTKTSTMPGGITVFTAVDPESAGASAATLARVPEVVAWEAEHFGPYPFSSTGAIVDRKGDSGYALETQNRPFFPGPPSIGLLVHEMAHQWFGDSVTPESWRDMWLNEGLATYAEWLWEEEKEDTPAQESFDEAYDDDANWAFPPADPPSAADISEQPVYGRGAMVIHKIREAVDDDEEFFALLAGWTKAHRHGNASTKDFNAYVEKATGQDLSDLWQDWLYGRSRPAADG; via the coding sequence CTGCTCACCCTCGCCGTCCTCGCCTCGGCCTGCTCAGCCGGTACGGGCGGGGTGGAGGGCAAGCCCGGCGCCTCCGGTCTGCGCGACCCGTACTTCCCCAAGCTCGGCAACGGCGGCTACGACGTCACGCACTACGACCTCACGCTCGACGTCGACCCGGACGGGCAGACGCTGCGCGGGACCGCCGAGATCACCGCGCGGGCCACCCAGGACCTGAGCTCGTTCAACCTCGACCTCGCCGGTCTGACCGTGGACTCGGCGACGGTGGAGGGGCGTCCGGCCGCCGTCAACCGGGCGGGCAACGAGCTGACGCTGCGTACGGACGCGACGGTCGAGGACCGGCTCCACAAGGGCGAGACGTTCCGTGCCGTCGTCCACTACTCCGGTTCCCCGCAGACCATCACCGACGCGGACGACTCCGAGGAGGGCTGGCTGCCGACCGACGACGGCGCGCTCGCCCTCGGGGAGCCGACGGGCTCGATGGCCTGGTTCCCGGGCAATCACCACCCGAGCGACAAGGCCTCGTACGACCTGACGGTCACCGTTCCCAAGGGGCTGACGGCGGTCTCCAACGGGGTGCCGGCCGGTCCGCCGACGACGAAGGGCGACCGCACCACGTACCGCTGGCGCACCGCCGAACCGATGGCGAGCTACCTGGCGACCCTGGCCGTCGGCCGCTTCACGACGAAGACGTCGACGATGCCGGGAGGCATCACGGTGTTCACCGCGGTGGACCCGGAGTCGGCCGGTGCGAGTGCGGCGACGCTGGCCCGGGTCCCCGAGGTGGTGGCGTGGGAGGCGGAGCACTTCGGCCCGTACCCGTTCTCCTCGACGGGCGCGATCGTCGACCGCAAGGGGGACTCCGGCTACGCGCTGGAGACGCAGAACCGGCCGTTCTTCCCCGGCCCGCCGAGCATCGGGCTGCTCGTCCACGAGATGGCGCACCAGTGGTTCGGTGACTCCGTCACGCCCGAGTCCTGGCGCGACATGTGGCTCAACGAGGGCCTGGCGACGTACGCGGAGTGGCTGTGGGAGGAGGAGAAGGAGGACACCCCGGCCCAGGAGTCGTTCGACGAGGCCTATGACGACGATGCCAACTGGGCTTTTCCGCCCGCCGATCCGCCGAGTGCCGCGGACATCTCGGAGCAGCCGGTGTACGGGCGCGGGGCCATGGTGATCCACAAGATCCGTGAGGCGGTCGACGACGACGAGGAGTTCTTCGCGCTGCTCGCCGGCTGGACGAAGGCGCACCGGCACGGCAACGCCTCGACGAAGGACTTCAACGCGTACGTGGAGAAGGCGACCGGGCAGGATCTGTCGGACCTGTGGCAGGACTGGCTGTACGGCAGGAGCCGGCCCGCCGCGGACGGCTGA
- a CDS encoding pentapeptide repeat-containing protein, producing the protein MVRSSGSGGGTGRAGKGGVAGARRPQVRLPSLVAYEGGGLEPDGDYDSVRFDSVDLADESGPGARFMDCALDGCALDRTELVRARFIDSVLTGVRGVGTDLAGVSLRDVEIVDARLGGVQMHGAVLERVLIKGGKIDYLNLRKARLKDVVFEGCVLSEPDFGGAQLTRVEFRDCVLKRADFSAVRMESVDLRTVAELDIARGVERLAGAVISPSQLMELAPAFAAQIGVRVEA; encoded by the coding sequence ATGGTGCGCAGCAGCGGTAGTGGTGGCGGTACGGGCAGGGCCGGCAAAGGCGGTGTCGCCGGGGCGCGGCGGCCTCAGGTGCGGCTGCCGTCGCTGGTGGCGTACGAGGGCGGCGGGCTGGAGCCGGACGGGGATTACGACAGTGTGCGATTCGACTCGGTGGACCTGGCGGACGAGTCCGGTCCGGGTGCGCGGTTCATGGACTGCGCTCTCGACGGCTGCGCCCTGGACCGTACGGAGCTGGTGAGGGCCCGGTTCATCGATTCGGTGCTGACGGGGGTGCGGGGCGTGGGCACCGATCTCGCGGGGGTGTCGCTGCGGGATGTGGAGATCGTGGACGCGCGTCTGGGCGGGGTGCAGATGCACGGGGCGGTGCTGGAGCGGGTCCTGATCAAGGGCGGGAAGATCGATTACCTGAATCTGCGGAAGGCCCGGCTGAAGGACGTGGTGTTCGAGGGGTGCGTGCTGTCGGAGCCGGATTTCGGGGGTGCGCAGCTGACCCGGGTGGAGTTCCGGGACTGTGTGCTGAAGCGGGCCGATTTCAGTGCGGTGCGGATGGAGTCGGTGGATCTGCGGACGGTCGCGGAGCTGGACATCGCGCGGGGCGTGGAGCGGCTGGCCGGTGCGGTGATCAGCCCGTCGCAGCTGATGGAGCTGGCTCCGGCGTTCGCGGCGCAGATCGGGGTGCGGGTCGAGGCGTGA
- a CDS encoding YncE family protein, translated as MNARRAVLLLVAAAALAGCATDATESTDATGTPAAKTPAVQGTPSASAPAGNTPDGTLLVADFGGDTVTFVDPERGAFDRVEVGTAPYGLVVGADGRAWVATAEGVAVVDTKSRTRQARIPYETETGPVITGEYRGGGMGIALAPDGRHVYVGVNVPDAEGVLEVIDTGTREVTGTAPVGRRPFDVDVSPGGDEVYATGHDSFDVTSVRTDTLRTRRMEVAPYGTEGGLGSWLKPHYAVVRPGDGKLLLPFEGERLAVLDPRTGKVAVERMTADTHQHGAAMTPDGTLLVVGTGPIASDDEDASLTVRKPDGTERVVELDGPHEDVAVSGDGRTAYVTGGFTRDGYWNGITVVDLAGGTAPVRLAAGERPLGIAVL; from the coding sequence GTGAACGCCCGGCGGGCGGTGCTTCTGCTGGTCGCCGCAGCCGCGCTTGCCGGCTGTGCCACGGATGCCACGGAGTCCACGGACGCCACGGGCACCCCGGCCGCGAAGACCCCGGCCGTGCAGGGCACCCCTTCGGCGTCGGCCCCGGCCGGGAACACCCCCGACGGCACGCTGCTCGTCGCGGACTTCGGCGGTGACACGGTGACGTTCGTCGATCCGGAGCGCGGTGCGTTCGACCGGGTCGAGGTCGGCACCGCCCCCTACGGTCTGGTCGTCGGAGCCGACGGCCGGGCCTGGGTGGCCACCGCCGAGGGCGTCGCGGTCGTCGACACGAAGTCCCGCACCCGGCAGGCCCGTATTCCGTACGAGACGGAGACCGGCCCCGTCATCACCGGCGAGTACCGCGGCGGCGGCATGGGGATCGCGCTGGCCCCCGACGGCCGGCACGTCTATGTCGGCGTCAACGTCCCGGATGCCGAAGGGGTCCTGGAGGTGATCGACACCGGGACCCGCGAGGTCACCGGCACCGCTCCGGTCGGCCGCCGCCCCTTCGACGTGGACGTCTCGCCCGGAGGTGACGAGGTGTACGCCACCGGCCATGACTCCTTCGACGTGACGTCCGTCCGTACGGACACGCTCCGCACCCGGCGCATGGAGGTGGCTCCGTACGGCACCGAGGGCGGTCTCGGCTCCTGGCTGAAGCCGCATTACGCGGTCGTCCGGCCCGGGGACGGAAAGCTGCTGCTGCCGTTCGAGGGCGAGCGGCTGGCGGTGCTCGATCCGCGTACCGGCAAGGTGGCCGTTGAGCGGATGACGGCCGACACCCACCAGCACGGCGCGGCGATGACCCCCGACGGCACCCTGCTCGTCGTCGGCACCGGCCCGATCGCCTCCGACGACGAGGACGCGTCGCTGACCGTCCGCAAGCCGGACGGCACCGAGCGCGTGGTGGAACTGGACGGCCCGCACGAGGATGTGGCGGTGTCCGGGGACGGCCGCACGGCGTACGTCACCGGCGGCTTCACCCGGGACGGTTACTGGAACGGCATCACGGTCGTGGACCTTGCCGGGGGAACGGCCCCGGTCCGGCTGGCGGCGGGTGAGCGGCCCCTGGGCATCGCGGTGCTCTGA
- a CDS encoding GNAT family N-acetyltransferase encodes MIRTATAADVPAIHAMVRELADYEKALHEARATEEQLHEALFGERPAAYAHIAVSDEDGEVVGFALWFLNFSTWRGVHGIYLEDLYVRPERRGGGHGKALLTELARICVERGYERLEWSVLNWNAPSIAFYEALGARPQEEWTVYRLTDGALAELGG; translated from the coding sequence ATGATTCGTACCGCTACCGCTGCCGACGTTCCCGCTATCCACGCGATGGTCCGTGAGCTGGCCGATTACGAGAAGGCGCTGCACGAGGCGCGGGCCACCGAGGAGCAGTTGCACGAGGCGCTGTTCGGTGAGCGTCCTGCCGCGTACGCGCACATCGCCGTGTCGGACGAGGACGGTGAGGTGGTCGGTTTCGCTTTGTGGTTCCTGAACTTCTCTACGTGGCGCGGGGTGCACGGCATCTATCTGGAGGATCTGTACGTGCGTCCCGAGCGGCGCGGCGGCGGGCACGGGAAGGCGCTGCTGACGGAGCTGGCTCGGATCTGTGTGGAGCGGGGTTACGAGCGCCTGGAGTGGTCGGTGCTGAACTGGAACGCCCCGTCCATCGCGTTCTACGAGGCGCTGGGTGCGCGGCCGCAGGAGGAGTGGACGGTGTACCGGCTGACGGACGGGGCGTTGGCGGAGCTCGGGGGCTGA
- a CDS encoding ankyrin repeat domain-containing protein gives MNALDQQLLDAARTGDTDSVRSAVAGGARVDARDQELRTPLLLAVHGGHAEVARLLVEAGADPDAQDSREESPWLATGVTGSVEMLHVLLPAGPDLKLRNRFGGIALIPASERGHVAYVRELLRVTDIDVDHVNRLGWTALLEAVILGDGGRAHQEIVELLLAAGATPGLPDGDGVTALAHAERRGFAEIAGLLRATGDTRDTRDAGATGDTR, from the coding sequence ATGAACGCCCTCGATCAGCAGCTGCTCGACGCCGCACGCACCGGCGACACCGATTCCGTGCGGTCCGCGGTCGCGGGCGGCGCCCGGGTGGACGCCCGTGACCAGGAGCTGCGCACCCCGCTGCTCCTGGCCGTCCACGGCGGCCATGCGGAGGTCGCGCGGCTGCTCGTCGAGGCGGGCGCCGACCCGGACGCGCAGGACAGCCGCGAGGAGAGCCCCTGGCTGGCCACGGGTGTCACGGGCAGCGTCGAGATGCTCCACGTCCTGCTGCCCGCCGGGCCGGACCTGAAGCTCCGCAACCGTTTCGGCGGCATCGCGCTGATCCCGGCGAGCGAGCGGGGCCACGTCGCGTACGTACGGGAACTGCTCCGGGTCACCGACATCGACGTCGACCACGTCAACCGGCTGGGCTGGACGGCCCTGCTGGAGGCGGTGATCCTCGGCGACGGCGGCCGGGCGCACCAGGAGATCGTCGAACTGCTGCTGGCCGCCGGGGCGACGCCCGGTCTGCCGGACGGCGACGGTGTGACGGCCTTGGCGCACGCGGAACGCCGCGGCTTCGCGGAGATCGCGGGGCTGTTGCGGGCCACCGGGGACACCAGGGACACCAGGGACGCCGGGGCCACCGGGGACACCCGGTGA
- a CDS encoding zinc-binding dehydrogenase, which produces MHAVRLHTFGPAENLTYEHTDDPVPGPGQVRIAVRAAGVHLLDTALREGMTGPYPAPTPLPTIPGREIAGTVESLGEGTDPTWLGRHVVAHIGYAPGGYAELTVTEADKLHPVPEGLDDAEAVAMIGTGRTTLGILGFTPLGPDSVVLVTAAAGGIGTLLVQYAKNAGATVIGLAGGPAKVALVRANGADLAVDYTLPDWPRHVRIHLDSIGRRATVVYDSVGSTTARAAVDLLGKGGQHVVYGWSGSGLHDGGPLTFTADELAARAITSESVLGPAMIQRGGSLRALETRALAEAAAGRLRPAVQRYPLAEAAAAHRALETRGTTGKVVLIP; this is translated from the coding sequence ATGCACGCCGTCCGCCTCCATACCTTCGGCCCCGCCGAGAACCTCACCTACGAACACACCGACGACCCCGTACCCGGCCCCGGCCAGGTCCGCATCGCCGTACGCGCCGCCGGCGTCCACCTCCTGGACACCGCCCTGCGCGAAGGCATGACCGGTCCGTACCCCGCCCCCACCCCGCTGCCGACCATCCCCGGCCGCGAGATCGCCGGCACCGTCGAATCACTCGGCGAGGGCACCGACCCCACCTGGCTCGGCCGCCACGTCGTCGCCCACATCGGCTACGCCCCCGGCGGCTACGCCGAACTCACCGTCACCGAGGCCGACAAGCTCCACCCCGTACCCGAAGGACTCGACGACGCCGAAGCCGTCGCCATGATCGGCACCGGCCGCACCACCCTCGGCATCCTCGGATTCACCCCGCTCGGCCCGGACTCCGTCGTCCTCGTCACCGCGGCCGCCGGCGGCATCGGCACGCTGCTCGTGCAGTACGCCAAGAACGCCGGAGCCACCGTCATCGGCCTCGCCGGCGGCCCCGCCAAAGTCGCCCTCGTCCGGGCCAACGGCGCCGACCTCGCCGTCGACTACACCCTCCCCGACTGGCCGCGCCACGTCCGCATCCACCTCGACAGCATCGGCCGACGCGCCACCGTCGTCTACGACTCCGTCGGCTCCACCACCGCCCGCGCCGCCGTCGACCTCCTCGGCAAGGGCGGGCAGCACGTCGTCTACGGCTGGTCCGGCAGCGGACTCCACGACGGCGGCCCGCTCACCTTCACCGCCGACGAACTCGCCGCACGCGCCATCACGTCCGAAAGCGTCCTCGGCCCTGCCATGATCCAGCGGGGCGGCAGCCTGCGCGCCCTCGAAACCCGCGCCCTCGCCGAGGCCGCGGCCGGACGACTGCGCCCCGCCGTCCAGCGCTACCCGCTCGCCGAAGCGGCCGCCGCCCACCGCGCCCTGGAAACCCGCGGCACCACCGGCAAGGTGGTCCTCATCCCCTGA
- a CDS encoding rhomboid-like protein — translation MTPSHPAPPTRPRRAPALWIRGAGSWIRSAPGTYIWLTALFATTVIVHQMSPAFEEDFLRQRSTNIHELSQNPVRVLISSAFWIDSGRWLPYAVLYTVFHAPAERRLGTLRWLTVAATAHVLATLVSEGVLAWAIRHGHAPESAVNTLDVGVSYALAGVVAVLTYYVVRPWRYVYLFAVLVIYGVPLLTGATFTDVGHFTAALIGLACYPLTRTRHETKPTPAQ, via the coding sequence ATGACCCCGAGCCACCCCGCCCCGCCCACACGGCCCCGCCGCGCACCCGCCCTGTGGATCCGCGGCGCAGGCTCATGGATCCGCAGCGCCCCCGGCACCTACATCTGGCTGACCGCCCTCTTCGCCACCACGGTCATCGTCCACCAGATGTCACCCGCCTTCGAGGAGGACTTCCTCCGCCAGCGATCCACCAACATCCACGAACTCTCCCAGAACCCCGTCCGCGTCCTCATCAGCAGCGCCTTCTGGATCGACAGCGGCCGATGGCTCCCCTACGCCGTCCTCTACACCGTCTTCCACGCCCCCGCCGAACGCCGCCTCGGCACCCTGCGCTGGCTCACCGTCGCCGCCACCGCGCACGTCCTCGCCACCCTCGTCAGCGAAGGCGTCCTCGCCTGGGCCATCCGGCACGGGCACGCCCCCGAGTCCGCCGTCAACACCCTCGACGTCGGCGTCAGTTACGCACTCGCCGGAGTCGTCGCCGTCCTCACGTACTACGTCGTGCGCCCCTGGCGGTACGTCTACCTCTTCGCCGTCCTCGTCATCTACGGCGTCCCCCTCCTCACCGGCGCCACCTTCACCGACGTCGGCCACTTCACCGCCGCCCTCATCGGCCTCGCCTGCTACCCGCTGACCCGCACCCGCCACGAGACGAAACCCACCCCCGCCCAGTAA
- a CDS encoding aminoglycoside phosphotransferase family protein, translated as MIDIPDALIATQSTYNGEAGRAFVAALPGMAADFLERWGLRPDGGSLYGVCALVLPVVRVADGRRAALKLQPVDEETVGEPVALRLWGEASAGAVGLLEHDAATGTMLLERLDGARALSGVADAREAVRVVAELLAGLTAVRVPAGAGLRGLGDVAARLVGAAPAVAGLLVDEGERRLVGDCAAAVREVAGEPGDRLLHWDLHFGNVLAGLGGGGGRSGRWVAIDPKPLVGDAGFELFPALVDRFDAAEVGWRFDLLTEVLGLDRARARAWTLGRVLQNACWGAESGERRLVPEQAEVARRLLGRG; from the coding sequence GTGATTGACATTCCGGATGCGCTGATCGCCACACAGTCCACGTACAACGGTGAGGCGGGGCGGGCGTTCGTCGCCGCGCTGCCGGGGATGGCGGCGGATTTCCTGGAGCGGTGGGGGCTGCGGCCGGACGGTGGTTCGTTGTACGGGGTGTGCGCGCTGGTCCTTCCGGTGGTGCGGGTGGCGGACGGGCGCCGGGCGGCGTTGAAGTTGCAGCCGGTGGACGAGGAGACGGTGGGGGAGCCGGTCGCGCTGCGGTTGTGGGGTGAGGCGTCGGCGGGTGCGGTGGGGCTGCTGGAGCACGATGCGGCGACGGGGACGATGTTGCTGGAGCGGTTGGACGGGGCTCGTGCGCTGTCGGGGGTGGCGGATGCGCGGGAGGCGGTGCGGGTGGTCGCGGAGCTGCTGGCGGGGCTGACGGCGGTGCGGGTTCCGGCGGGCGCGGGGCTGCGGGGGCTGGGGGACGTGGCGGCGCGGTTGGTGGGGGCGGCGCCGGCGGTGGCGGGGCTGCTGGTGGACGAGGGGGAGCGGCGGCTGGTGGGGGACTGTGCGGCGGCGGTGCGGGAGGTCGCGGGGGAGCCGGGGGACCGGTTGCTGCACTGGGATCTGCATTTCGGGAACGTGCTGGCGGGGCTGGGCGGGGGCGGTGGGCGGAGCGGCCGTTGGGTGGCGATCGATCCGAAGCCGTTGGTGGGTGATGCGGGGTTCGAGCTGTTTCCGGCGCTGGTCGACCGGTTCGATGCGGCGGAGGTGGGCTGGCGGTTCGATCTGTTGACGGAGGTGCTGGGGCTGGACCGGGCGCGTGCGCGGGCGTGGACGCTGGGGCGGGTGTTGCAGAACGCGTGCTGGGGTGCGGAGAGCGGTGAGCGGCGGCTGGTGCCGGAGCAGGCCGAGGTCGCGCGGCGGTTGCTGGGGCGGGGGTAG
- a CDS encoding sensor histidine kinase: MEQGYEVKRRGSSPRGTGQVGDPGTRALALLMHAAFFLLLGASLTRFLLRHPGETRTPWIIGLSVALAVLYVLGPVLGSRPTPRSLLWLGALVAVWMVLVVLAPSFAWCAVPLFYTGLRILPPRAALALVALLTLFVVAAQLRLADGFDPNLVLAPPAVAAVATAVFVHMQRQAATQAELIDDLLRTRRELAATERREGTLAERQRLSMEIHDTLAQGLSSQQMLLQAADRTWDADPATARRHVRTATGIAERNLAEARRFVHDLAPADLAEGGGLEAALHALATRETAQAEGRLTVRCHVEGTPHTALPDRVQSALLRIAQGALANVTEHAGATEAALTLTHLDDRTVLDIADNGHGFTPATGTGPPDGVRGHGLPAMRARLRQLGGTLTIESAPGEGTVVTAAVPLTDPAGHPGTPPGPLTPQDPA; encoded by the coding sequence GTGGAGCAGGGGTACGAGGTGAAGCGGCGGGGCTCGTCGCCGCGCGGCACCGGGCAGGTCGGCGACCCCGGCACCCGCGCGCTGGCGCTGCTCATGCACGCCGCGTTCTTCCTGCTGCTCGGCGCCTCGCTGACCCGGTTCCTGCTGCGGCACCCGGGCGAGACGCGCACCCCGTGGATCATCGGCCTGTCCGTCGCCCTGGCCGTCCTCTACGTGCTCGGCCCGGTCCTCGGCTCCCGGCCGACACCGCGCAGCCTGCTCTGGCTCGGGGCGCTGGTCGCCGTGTGGATGGTGCTCGTCGTCCTCGCGCCGAGCTTCGCCTGGTGCGCGGTGCCGCTCTTCTACACCGGGCTACGCATCCTGCCGCCGCGTGCCGCGCTCGCACTGGTCGCGCTGCTGACGCTGTTCGTCGTCGCCGCGCAACTGCGGCTGGCCGACGGCTTCGACCCGAACCTGGTCCTCGCCCCGCCCGCCGTCGCCGCCGTCGCCACCGCCGTCTTCGTCCACATGCAGCGCCAGGCCGCCACGCAGGCGGAGCTCATCGACGACCTGCTCCGCACCCGCCGCGAGCTGGCCGCCACCGAACGGCGCGAAGGCACCCTCGCCGAACGCCAGCGGCTCTCCATGGAGATCCACGACACCCTGGCCCAGGGCCTGTCCAGCCAGCAGATGCTGCTCCAGGCCGCCGACCGCACCTGGGACGCCGACCCGGCGACGGCCCGCCGCCATGTCCGTACCGCCACCGGCATCGCGGAACGCAACCTCGCCGAGGCCCGCCGCTTCGTCCACGACCTGGCCCCCGCCGACCTCGCCGAGGGCGGCGGTCTGGAGGCGGCGCTGCACGCCCTCGCCACCCGCGAGACCGCACAGGCCGAGGGCCGGCTCACCGTCCGCTGCCATGTCGAGGGCACACCGCACACCGCCCTGCCCGACCGGGTGCAGTCCGCGCTGCTGCGGATCGCCCAGGGCGCCCTCGCCAACGTCACCGAGCACGCGGGCGCCACCGAGGCCGCCCTCACCCTCACCCACCTCGACGACCGGACCGTCCTCGACATCGCCGACAACGGCCACGGCTTCACCCCCGCCACCGGCACCGGACCGCCGGACGGGGTCCGCGGACACGGACTGCCCGCGATGCGCGCCCGGCTCCGGCAGCTCGGCGGGACCCTGACCATCGAGTCCGCACCCGGCGAGGGCACCGTGGTGACCGCCGCCGTGCCCCTCACCGACCCGGCCGGCCACCCCGGCACACCCCCCGGCCCCCTCACCCCACAGGACCCCGCATGA